In Solidesulfovibrio carbinoliphilus subsp. oakridgensis, the sequence GGCGGGTTGTCCATCTTGGCCACGTCGGGATGGCACTTGGTGCACTCGAATCCCTTGTGGGCGGCGTGGGAGAAGAACACGTTGTCGGGCTGGTACTGGTAGACAAGCCAGGGGACCTGGGCGCCGGTTTTGGCATAGTCCTTGACGAACTTGTCGATTTCCTTGCCATTTGGCGAGTTGTCGCCGGTTTCGTCGCCATGACATTCGGCGCAGGCCTCGGTCGTCGGCAGGCCGGCGAAGCGACCGTCCGGGCCGAGATGGTGGCATTGTTCGCACTCGATGCCGAGTTGTGCGTG encodes:
- the qrcA gene encoding menaquinone reductase multiheme cytochrome c subunit QrcA, which produces MEENRSNAAGGVGGMVLFALIGFVGALVVGWVIFPKMLYSEKTQPIRFSHTVHAQLGIECEQCHHLGPDGRFAGLPTTEACAECHGDETGDNSPNGKEIDKFVKDYAKTGAQVPWLVYQYQPDNVFFSHAAHKGFECTKCHPDVAKMDNPPAYYENRLSGYSKDTMKMWECERCHAAMGTSNACYVCHK